A genomic region of Pseudopipra pipra isolate bDixPip1 chromosome 20, bDixPip1.hap1, whole genome shotgun sequence contains the following coding sequences:
- the TTF1 gene encoding transcription termination factor 1, translating into MHICSTKKVSVFHRHSAKPAGLKKKMKGMACTDDFQGQDFLKKRKKKKRKQKECNDQHGNDGSGEDPELGRASPLLFENGGTQGGEGSQKKKKKAQNKGEKQQASIADYCVRIDQEITNGTGMEASQKKRRKQECSESMDEQSDVSCVLVNQHSPGGCQGSTLDYVYIKKNPKKKKKKAKLPEAGEEREGPPSQRPSESSREKPRKKKKKRRGSSAQGGQEDTDGAADQAGQNRPVGDKGWPLPAQKGQRHKDGDSDAASATSEPSVPADFSTPSKAPDRAQKTPGRAKKAIKSSACVMEESSSESDEMTPEPSASNNKKNQNSSFAEMAASDEVSLDDDEYLDSFTSSVVDLDTAREELKEFIPHVKNISDTSIRKMAGRDLARFKQFKKQGMAVKFGRFTQKENNQIRKNVEEFLSISGIDSAEKLLFTSRYPEDKETINRLKAKHQFCEKISEGIPRPWRLIYYRARKMFDPNNYKGRYTKEEKEQLKKYQAMHGNDWKKISELMSRSNLSVAMKFSEIKSAINYGPWTKEEIQKLKHAVKEVIRKKLEMEDGSSPSSLEQSNRDLWVDREKLCQQLPWTEIETKVGSRYWRQCKQKWNSVLVKKMSKGQTLHKWIKGVQNKITLIKRLYEMKVEDANEVNWEELGDAIGDVPTTYLQVQFYRLKVSFVPSWQKKTFSEIIDFLYQYKLPELEDKLRRKQWKHLSSGDLSASQEKKAFRFSDIFDSSEESD; encoded by the exons ATGCACATCTGTTCCACAAAGAAGGTGTCAGTTTTTCATAGGCACTCTGCAAAACCAGCTGGTTTGAAAA aaaaaatgaaaggaatggCATGTACAGATGATTTTCAAGGCCAGGATTTCCtcaagaagaggaagaagaagaagagaaaacaaaaggagtGCAACGACCAACATGGGAATGATGGGAGTGGGGAAGACCCGGAGCTCGGCCGAGCTTCTCCTCTGCTGTTTGAAAATGGAGGAACACAGGGTGGGGAGGGCAgccagaagaagaagaaaaaagcccaaaacaagGGTGAGAAGCAGCAGGCTTCCATAGCTGATTACTGTGTGAGAATAGACCAGGAAATTACCAATGGAACTGGAATGGAGGCTTCccagaagaagagaaggaagcagGAATGCAGTGAGAGCATGGACGAGCAGAGCGATGTCAGCTGTGTGTTGGTgaaccagcacagccctgggggctgccagggcagcactCTGGATTAtgtgtacattaaaaaaaaccccaagaagaaaaagaaaaaagcaaagctgcCTGAAGCAGGTGAGGAGCGTGAGGGGCCTCCCTCCCAAAGACCCAGcgaaagcagcagagagaaacccaggaagaagaagaaaaaaaggagaggcagcagtgcccagggtgggcaggaggacacagaTGGAGCTGCTGACCAGGCAGGGCAAAACAGGCCAGTGGGGGACAAAGGGTGGCCTTTACCTGCCCAGAAGGGGCAGAGGCACAAGGATGGTGACTCTGATGCTGCTTCTGCCACGAGTGAGCCCTCAGTACCTGCTGATTTTTCCACACCCAGTAAAGCACCTGATCGAGCTCAGAAAACTCCAGGACGTGCTAAAAAGGCAATTAAAAGCAGTGCTTGTGTCATGGAAGAAAGTTCTTCAGAGTCAGATGAGAT GACCCCAGAACCCTCAGCATCAAATAACAAGAAGAACCAGAACAGTTCCTTTGCTGAGATGGCAGCCTCTGATGAGGTGAGTCTGGATGATGATGAATACCTGGACTCTTTCACGTCTTCAGTCGTGGATTTGGATACTGCCAGAGAAGAATTGAAAGAGTTTATTCCTCATGTGAAGAATATCTCAGACACTTCCATCAGGAAGATGGCTGGAAGAGACCTGGCAAGGtttaaacagtttaaaaaacaag GCATGGCTGTCAAGTTTGGCAGATTTACCCAGAAGGAAAACAATCAAATCCGGAAGAATGTTGAGGAGTTCTTATCCATCAGTGGGATAGACAGTGCTGAGAAACTCCTGTTCACTTCCAGGTATCCAGAAGATAAAGAAACAATCAATCGCCTCAAGGCAAAGCATCAGTTCTGTGAGAAAATTT CTGAGGGCATACCCCGACCCTGGAGGCTGATATATTACAGAGCAAGGAAGATGTTTGACCCAAATAATTATAAAGGAAG GTACactaaggaagaaaaagaacaattaaAGAAGTATCAGGCTATGCATGGCAATGACTGGAAGAAGATTTCTGAGCTGATGTCCCGTTCTAACCTCTCAGTTGCTATGAAATTCTCTGAAATCAAGTCAG cTATTAATTACGGTCCTTGGACAAAGGAAGAGATCCAGAAGTTAAAGCATGCAGTGAAGGAAGTGATAAGGAAAAAACTGGAAATGGAAGATGGAAGTTCTCCTTCCTCACTGGAACAGTCAAACAGGGATCTCTGGGTTGACCGTGAGAAACTGTGCCAGCAACTCCCATGGACTGAGATTGAAACCAAAGTGGGAAGTCGATACTGGAGACAATGTAAACAGAAATG GAATTCAGTTTTAGTAAAGAAGATGTCCAAAGGGCAGACGTTACATAAATGGATCAAGGGAGTACAGAACAAGATCACTCTTATTAAAAG GCTGTATGAAATGAAAGTGGAGGATGCCAATGAAGTAAACTGGGAAGAACTTGGTGATGCCATTGG AGATGTCCCTACAACCTATCTTCAAGTACAGTTTTATAGGCTAAAAGTCTCCTTTGTCCCTTCTTGgcaaaaaaagactttttctg aaaTTATAGATTTTCTGTATCAATACAAGCTCCCAGAATTAGAAGACAAGTTAAGAAGAAAGCAGTGGAAGCACCTTAGTTCTGGTGATTTATCAGCCAGCCAGGAGAAAAAGGCTTTCCGATTCAGTGACATTTTTGACTCCAGTGAAGAGAGTGATTAA